The Nitrospirales bacterium genome includes a window with the following:
- the hemL gene encoding glutamate-1-semialdehyde 2,1-aminomutase, whose amino-acid sequence MKTEQSKKLFNKTKRVIPGGVNSPVRAFQSVGGIPLAMKKGKGSHLFDIDGNRYVDYVLSWGPMIVGHAHPKVVRAVVKTVKHGTSFGAPSEQEYILANLVMKMMPSVEQVRLVNSGTEATMSAIRLARAYTKRETIIKFEGCYHGHADHLLVKAGSGVATLGIPDSPGVPKAFAEHTLTARYNDINGLERLVQKHANKIGCIIVEPIAGNMGVVPPNPEFLPFLRAITNKFGIVLIFDEVMTGFRVHPGGAQALYKVKPDLTCLGKIIGGGLPIGAYGGKKDIMQMVAPAGPVYQAGTLSGNPVAVTAGIETLKILRKPGIYDILEKNAQKLADGIGLAAERAKIPYYQTRVGSMVGGFFTKGPVIDYTSAKKSDTRRYAKFFHGLLEQEVYFAPSQFEAAFLSTTHSRSDIRKTIKAVGKVMQSLK is encoded by the coding sequence TTGAAAACAGAACAGTCGAAGAAACTATTCAACAAAACAAAACGAGTCATTCCAGGTGGCGTAAATAGCCCGGTTCGGGCATTTCAGTCAGTTGGAGGAATTCCTCTCGCGATGAAAAAAGGAAAGGGTTCTCACCTGTTCGATATCGATGGTAATCGATACGTGGATTATGTCCTTTCTTGGGGGCCAATGATCGTCGGGCATGCACACCCCAAGGTCGTGAGGGCAGTCGTCAAAACAGTCAAGCACGGTACAAGCTTTGGAGCACCATCTGAACAAGAATATATCTTGGCCAACCTCGTTATGAAGATGATGCCTAGTGTGGAGCAAGTTCGCCTGGTGAACTCTGGCACAGAAGCGACGATGAGCGCTATTCGTCTGGCTCGGGCATACACCAAACGGGAGACCATCATCAAATTTGAAGGTTGTTATCATGGCCATGCCGATCACTTATTGGTTAAAGCGGGTTCGGGGGTCGCAACGCTCGGTATTCCAGATAGCCCAGGCGTTCCGAAGGCTTTTGCAGAGCATACGTTGACGGCTCGCTATAACGATATAAATGGGCTAGAGAGACTTGTTCAAAAACATGCCAATAAAATTGGGTGCATTATCGTTGAGCCGATTGCGGGAAACATGGGTGTAGTGCCGCCCAACCCAGAGTTTTTGCCGTTTCTTCGAGCAATAACAAACAAGTTTGGTATTGTGCTTATCTTTGACGAAGTGATGACAGGATTTCGTGTTCATCCTGGTGGCGCACAGGCCCTGTACAAGGTTAAGCCGGATCTTACCTGTTTAGGAAAAATTATCGGGGGTGGCTTGCCAATCGGCGCATATGGGGGAAAGAAAGATATCATGCAGATGGTGGCTCCTGCCGGGCCGGTCTATCAGGCCGGCACGCTTTCCGGCAATCCCGTGGCCGTTACGGCTGGCATCGAAACGCTTAAAATCCTTCGTAAGCCTGGGATTTATGATATTCTTGAAAAGAACGCTCAGAAATTGGCAGACGGGATTGGATTGGCGGCTGAGCGAGCGAAGATTCCCTACTATCAGACTCGTGTTGGATCAATGGTTGGGGGATTTTTTACGAAAGGACCGGTGATAGACTACACAAGTGCTAAAAAGTCAGATACCCGACGCTATGCAAAGTTCTTTCATGGCTTGCTGGAACAGGAAGTCTATTTTGCGCCTTCTCAATTTGAGGCGGCCTTTCTTTCAACTACCCATTCTAGGTCAGACATTCGAAAAACCATCAAAGCGGTGGGAAAAGTTATGCAGTCATTAAAATAA
- a CDS encoding LOG family protein → MNNQNPSKTHSASRNDEALLNKVKSVLMESSDDPKVMFLREMMQSIVKLDDPEVDVLDVKILNRALKELRYGFKVFHPYQHVRKVSIFGSARTLQDDPSFQLAFQCGRLLSQRGYMVITGAGPGIMWAGHEGAGRESSFGVNIMLPFEQAPNALIADDKKLVNLKYFFTRKLLFVKEADATILFPGGFGTLDEGFEVLTLIQTGKTDPTPVIMLEPPECDYWERWMDFVKGQLLPRGLICETDLSLFKIFHDEAEAVEEIETFYRNYHSIRYIGDKLVIRLQHPLTVDELHGLNHDFQDLLVNGEFRQTTALEEEFDDADVRDLPRLVFRYNRKDAGRFRQLIDRLNACSAVLNPVA, encoded by the coding sequence ATGAACAATCAGAACCCGTCAAAGACTCACTCAGCATCTCGAAATGATGAAGCCCTTCTGAATAAAGTCAAATCCGTCCTCATGGAATCGTCAGACGATCCCAAAGTGATGTTCCTGCGAGAAATGATGCAAAGTATCGTGAAGCTGGATGATCCGGAGGTGGATGTGCTGGATGTCAAAATTCTCAACCGGGCGCTCAAAGAATTGCGGTATGGGTTTAAAGTTTTTCATCCCTACCAGCATGTGCGGAAGGTGAGTATTTTTGGGTCGGCGCGTACGCTTCAAGACGACCCGAGTTTTCAATTGGCGTTTCAATGCGGACGTCTACTCAGTCAGCGTGGCTATATGGTCATCACTGGCGCGGGTCCGGGGATCATGTGGGCGGGACATGAAGGGGCTGGTAGGGAGAGCAGCTTTGGCGTCAACATCATGCTGCCGTTTGAACAGGCTCCCAATGCGCTGATCGCGGATGACAAAAAGTTAGTCAATCTCAAGTACTTTTTTACTCGGAAATTGCTCTTCGTCAAAGAAGCGGACGCGACTATTTTATTTCCCGGGGGGTTCGGGACGCTTGACGAAGGCTTCGAGGTATTGACCCTGATTCAAACCGGCAAGACGGATCCCACCCCTGTGATCATGTTGGAACCACCCGAGTGTGATTATTGGGAGCGATGGATGGATTTTGTCAAAGGTCAATTGCTTCCACGGGGTCTGATTTGCGAGACGGATTTATCGCTCTTTAAGATTTTTCATGACGAAGCCGAGGCGGTTGAAGAAATTGAAACGTTTTACCGAAACTATCATTCCATTCGGTATATCGGTGACAAGCTGGTGATCCGGCTTCAACACCCTCTGACTGTCGACGAACTCCACGGTCTGAATCACGACTTTCAAGATCTTCTGGTTAATGGTGAATTTCGTCAAACCACAGCGTTGGAAGAAGAATTTGATGATGCTGACGTTCGAGACCTTCCTCGGCTGGTCTTCCGGTATAACCGAAAGGATGCGGGCCGTTTCCGGCAGTTAATCGATCGGCTCAATGCCTGCTCGGCAGTCCTGAATCCTGTCGCCTAG
- a CDS encoding Maf family protein: MSSPQIILASTSPRRRELLTLLGLRFEVVAPTCEEVPVIGLSPNRQAKQFACDKACSVSKKHPQHLVLGSDTIIEIEGMLLGKPKDIEEAEAMLKQLRGRTHHVRTGVALVKESDHLLISFAETATVRVRNFTDGELTHYLSTKESLGKAGAYSIQGKGKKLIEKIEGDYPTIVGLPLWRVAKLLEQQGMRVPNSAEEIYRVKPYANWKEFS, encoded by the coding sequence ATGTCATCCCCACAAATCATTCTCGCTTCCACTTCGCCCAGAAGACGCGAACTGCTCACCCTACTGGGCCTCAGGTTCGAGGTTGTCGCTCCCACTTGCGAAGAAGTTCCAGTCATAGGACTTTCACCAAACCGACAAGCCAAACAATTTGCATGTGACAAGGCCTGTTCTGTTTCAAAAAAGCACCCTCAACACCTGGTCCTTGGCAGTGACACCATCATTGAAATCGAAGGGATGTTACTCGGAAAGCCAAAGGATATCGAAGAAGCGGAAGCGATGCTCAAGCAACTTCGAGGACGCACTCATCACGTGCGCACGGGCGTCGCGCTCGTCAAAGAATCAGACCATCTCTTGATCAGTTTTGCCGAAACCGCCACCGTTCGGGTGCGGAATTTCACCGATGGAGAATTAACTCACTATTTGAGTACGAAAGAAAGCCTCGGAAAAGCCGGCGCCTATTCGATTCAAGGTAAAGGGAAAAAATTGATAGAAAAAATAGAGGGGGACTATCCGACCATCGTGGGACTTCCGTTGTGGAGAGTAGCAAAGCTTCTCGAACAACAGGGCATGAGAGTACCCAATTCAGCCGAGGAAATTTACCGAGTGAAGCCGTACGCGAATTGGAAAGAATTCTCGTAG
- a CDS encoding tRNA-dihydrouridine synthase, with amino-acid sequence MNMWRHIPKPIIGLSPMDGVTDASFRHIVATHGHPDILFTEFTNVGEICRSRKGGWGAFQYSSQERPILAQLYGKDPELFYQAAHIVCEMGFDGLDINMGCPSKNVASSGSGAALIRTPELALKIMEAAHQGIDDWAHGQSLEEAGVRPAIIEKVKEMNAENAWVPPAYAERAPIPLSVKTRIGYDIVVIEEWSECLTQGKPEAISIHGRTLQQMYRGQADWEAIGLAAQQIRKKGILVLGNGDIKSLEDALDAIRTYGVDGVLIGRAALGNPWIFRHIQTLRRSFESGIAHDLSAESIDLPSRFQMILEHAAYFESRNPERGFPRIRKHLGWYCTGFPHAAAMRASMVRTSCTNDVASVLSDYRSTHLPDKTSSTVPAFYG; translated from the coding sequence ATGAATATGTGGCGCCACATTCCCAAACCCATCATTGGACTTTCGCCCATGGATGGCGTCACCGATGCCAGCTTTCGACACATCGTCGCCACACATGGACACCCGGACATTCTGTTCACGGAATTTACGAATGTGGGAGAAATTTGCCGAAGCCGGAAAGGCGGGTGGGGAGCGTTCCAGTATTCGTCACAAGAACGGCCGATTCTTGCCCAGCTTTATGGAAAAGATCCTGAACTGTTCTACCAGGCCGCACACATCGTTTGTGAAATGGGATTTGATGGGCTGGATATTAATATGGGATGCCCGTCAAAAAATGTCGCGTCGTCGGGAAGCGGGGCCGCGCTTATCCGGACACCTGAACTGGCGCTCAAGATCATGGAAGCGGCCCATCAAGGCATCGACGATTGGGCGCATGGGCAGTCGCTTGAAGAAGCCGGAGTGCGTCCTGCGATCATCGAGAAAGTGAAAGAAATGAATGCAGAGAACGCCTGGGTGCCGCCTGCATATGCTGAACGGGCACCCATCCCACTCTCAGTCAAAACCCGAATCGGCTATGATATTGTCGTGATTGAAGAATGGAGCGAATGCCTAACGCAAGGAAAACCGGAGGCCATTTCGATTCATGGACGAACGTTACAACAAATGTACCGGGGCCAAGCCGACTGGGAAGCAATCGGCCTTGCGGCGCAGCAGATCCGAAAAAAAGGCATCCTTGTTTTAGGCAACGGCGACATTAAATCACTAGAAGACGCCTTGGACGCTATTCGAACTTATGGAGTTGACGGCGTGTTGATCGGACGCGCCGCACTCGGCAATCCCTGGATATTTCGTCATATTCAGACCCTGCGACGATCGTTCGAATCAGGTATCGCGCATGATCTTTCAGCCGAGTCTATTGATTTGCCTTCACGGTTTCAGATGATCCTCGAACATGCCGCATACTTTGAGTCAAGAAATCCCGAAAGAGGATTTCCTCGAATACGGAAACACCTCGGGTGGTACTGCACCGGGTTTCCCCATGCCGCCGCGATGCGCGCCAGCATGGTCAGAACGAGTTGTACGAACGATGTCGCCAGCGTTTTGAGTGACTATCGATCGACACACCTGCCAGACAAGACGTCTTCAACAGTACCAGCATTCTACGGGTAG
- a CDS encoding STAS domain-containing protein, with the protein MYVDQRHLGDVVILDCCGRFDETDHSNFMNQIENLQGQGLTTVVLNLTSLYFLDPKVISLLHFAHEFLQSSGGSLSLVSPLSAVQNELNLANIPDSIPTYPTLYDALHRPYTFDKKNTPVAETALA; encoded by the coding sequence ATGTACGTTGACCAACGACACCTAGGTGATGTGGTAATTCTAGACTGTTGTGGCCGGTTTGATGAGACAGACCATTCAAACTTCATGAATCAAATCGAAAATCTTCAAGGTCAAGGCCTTACAACTGTTGTCCTGAATCTCACTTCATTGTACTTTCTCGACCCCAAAGTAATTAGTCTATTGCATTTTGCCCATGAATTTCTTCAATCCAGTGGCGGGTCTCTTTCCTTAGTTAGTCCATTAAGCGCAGTCCAGAATGAATTGAACCTTGCCAATATCCCGGATAGTATACCGACATACCCGACTCTTTATGATGCTCTTCACCGTCCCTATACCTTCGACAAGAAAAACACCCCGGTAGCTGAAACTGCTTTAGCATGA
- a CDS encoding type II toxin-antitoxin system VapC family toxin, with protein MVIDSSALVAVLAKEPEAHVMAEAIAADPKRLVSAVSVLETGIVIEARYGPAGGRELDLLLHRCRMDMVPLTSEQVELAREAYRQFGKGSHPAGLNLGDCAAYALARLTGELLLFKGDDFGQTDIRTVSYA; from the coding sequence ATGGTCATTGACTCATCCGCGTTAGTTGCCGTGTTGGCAAAGGAGCCCGAAGCCCACGTGATGGCCGAAGCGATTGCAGCAGATCCGAAGCGTTTGGTGAGCGCCGTGTCGGTATTGGAAACAGGGATCGTGATCGAGGCTCGATATGGTCCAGCAGGGGGGAGAGAACTGGATTTACTGCTGCATCGTTGTCGAATGGATATGGTGCCGTTAACCTCCGAGCAAGTGGAGTTAGCACGAGAGGCCTATCGGCAGTTTGGGAAGGGAAGCCATCCAGCAGGGTTAAACTTAGGAGATTGTGCCGCCTACGCATTAGCCCGTTTAACCGGCGAACTGCTGCTCTTTAAAGGAGACGATTTCGGTCAGACAGATATTCGAACCGTTTCCTATGCATAA
- a CDS encoding rhomboid family intramembrane serine protease has product MIPLKDDNPTEITPYLTVSFIIACSLVFLYQASLPAKSGELFVYQYGAIPAVVFGYTQLPPELIALPAYGTLISSMFLHGGLMHLIGNMLYLWIFGNNIEDVMGHGKFILFYLACGIIAALSHAIIDPESTTPMVGASGAISGVLGAYLLLYPRAHVLVLIPLGFFTQLMHIPAAIVLGLWFVLQLISGGMSIGHEGGGVAFFAHVGGFVAGMGLIGVFKHPHVRFFNPPHHYRSSWD; this is encoded by the coding sequence ATGATTCCTCTCAAGGATGATAATCCCACCGAAATCACCCCCTACCTGACCGTTTCATTCATTATTGCTTGTTCACTCGTGTTTCTGTATCAGGCTTCGCTTCCTGCGAAATCTGGAGAACTGTTTGTGTACCAGTACGGAGCGATTCCGGCTGTAGTATTCGGCTATACGCAATTACCGCCTGAATTGATTGCCTTGCCGGCCTATGGAACGCTCATTTCAAGCATGTTCCTGCATGGTGGATTGATGCATTTAATAGGGAACATGCTGTATTTGTGGATTTTTGGGAATAATATCGAAGATGTGATGGGGCATGGAAAGTTCATCTTGTTTTATCTGGCCTGTGGAATCATCGCGGCCTTGAGTCATGCCATAATCGATCCAGAATCAACCACTCCCATGGTCGGAGCCAGTGGGGCGATTTCTGGCGTATTGGGCGCGTATTTGTTGCTGTATCCTCGAGCGCATGTTTTGGTATTAATTCCGCTTGGCTTTTTTACTCAACTGATGCATATTCCTGCAGCCATTGTTCTGGGGCTCTGGTTTGTCCTGCAATTGATTAGCGGTGGAATGAGCATTGGGCATGAAGGCGGAGGCGTTGCATTTTTTGCGCATGTAGGTGGTTTTGTGGCAGGTATGGGTTTAATCGGAGTGTTTAAACATCCTCATGTCCGGTTCTTCAATCCTCCTCATCACTATCGAAGCTCATGGGACTGA
- a CDS encoding PCP reductase family protein, translating into MKFVCLNCETYMGFEKVEQPAEGSLGVFFKCPSCDAKFSMVTNPGETQMVSSLGVQLGGRTAAPTPLEMTRGGLKDEVGAGAGQMAAYLNEKIQAGESPAASAPTAMAGAPGTSGESSEGGCPFSAMVAQMGLGSTGSAGTSAPAGPALTWTPDAQERLDKLPSFVAPMVRSSVETYARKHGFDKITLQVMDDSKNASDGMEWTPEAKARLSNIPDFIQPMAKKEIERLAKEQGATSITAELMEAAKEKFMKFM; encoded by the coding sequence ATGAAGTTTGTCTGCTTAAATTGTGAAACATATATGGGGTTTGAAAAGGTTGAACAGCCTGCGGAAGGCTCGCTCGGGGTGTTTTTCAAGTGCCCTTCGTGTGACGCGAAATTTTCGATGGTCACCAATCCCGGCGAGACGCAAATGGTGAGCTCGCTCGGCGTGCAGCTTGGTGGTCGAACGGCCGCTCCGACTCCGCTGGAAATGACACGGGGTGGTTTAAAGGATGAAGTGGGAGCTGGTGCCGGACAAATGGCCGCGTACTTGAATGAAAAGATTCAGGCCGGCGAATCCCCTGCCGCGTCAGCGCCAACGGCTATGGCCGGAGCTCCTGGCACCTCCGGTGAATCTTCGGAAGGAGGCTGTCCCTTCTCCGCGATGGTTGCGCAGATGGGACTCGGGTCGACAGGCTCGGCGGGAACCTCGGCGCCAGCCGGACCGGCATTGACCTGGACACCGGATGCCCAAGAACGGTTGGATAAACTGCCGTCGTTTGTCGCTCCGATGGTTCGGAGTAGCGTCGAAACCTATGCGCGAAAACATGGGTTTGACAAAATTACGCTTCAAGTGATGGATGATTCCAAGAATGCCTCGGACGGCATGGAATGGACGCCCGAAGCCAAGGCGCGTCTCAGCAACATTCCTGATTTCATTCAACCAATGGCGAAAAAAGAGATTGAACGGTTGGCAAAAGAGCAAGGCGCGACCTCCATTACTGCTGAACTGATGGAAGCGGCCAAAGAAAAATTCATGAAGTTTATGTAG
- the dapB gene encoding 4-hydroxy-tetrahydrodipicolinate reductase translates to MINTIIMGAAGRMGQRLVALVQESATLQLSGAIENPSHPTLGKDAGEVAGNGLAGVLIQNTLGDVLEHANVIIDFTAPQATLLNLQLAATQQKAMVIGTTGFEADELERLKELAQTIPCVFAPNMSVGINVLLNMVGKVARALGETYNIEVIEAHHNQKRDAPSGTALKIAEVLATGMDWNLEDVGVYERHGMIDQRKIREIGIQTVRAGDIIGDHTVLFAGPGERIEITHRAHTRDTFARGAIRAAEWVVKQPPGLYSMGDVLDLG, encoded by the coding sequence ATGATCAACACGATTATTATGGGAGCGGCCGGACGGATGGGCCAACGTCTTGTGGCCTTGGTTCAAGAATCCGCAACCTTGCAATTATCCGGAGCGATCGAGAATCCCAGCCATCCAACGTTAGGAAAGGATGCAGGTGAAGTTGCGGGAAACGGACTGGCAGGAGTGCTCATACAAAATACGCTTGGCGATGTACTGGAACATGCGAACGTGATCATTGACTTCACCGCTCCACAAGCCACCCTGCTCAATTTGCAACTCGCAGCTACGCAACAGAAGGCGATGGTGATCGGCACAACAGGATTTGAAGCCGATGAGCTTGAACGATTAAAGGAATTGGCCCAAACCATACCATGCGTCTTCGCGCCCAACATGAGCGTCGGCATCAATGTTCTGCTCAACATGGTGGGAAAGGTCGCACGCGCACTTGGTGAAACGTATAATATTGAAGTGATCGAAGCCCATCACAATCAAAAAAGAGACGCCCCGAGTGGCACAGCTTTAAAAATTGCAGAAGTGCTCGCGACCGGGATGGATTGGAATCTTGAGGATGTCGGTGTATATGAACGACATGGCATGATCGACCAACGCAAGATACGTGAGATTGGCATCCAAACGGTTCGTGCAGGAGACATTATCGGGGATCATACAGTTCTTTTTGCTGGCCCAGGAGAACGTATCGAAATTACCCACCGTGCTCACACTCGTGACACATTCGCCCGTGGCGCGATACGTGCCGCAGAATGGGTTGTGAAGCAGCCACCTGGCCTTTATTCGATGGGAGATGTTCTCGATCTAGGATAA
- a CDS encoding type II toxin-antitoxin system VapB family antitoxin produces MAINIKNPKAEHLANRLVEKTGETITDAVIHALEDRLERIEGRRTGPDLVTEIMDIATRCSALPVLDSRTPDEILGYSHTGSFT; encoded by the coding sequence ATGGCTATCAACATAAAAAATCCAAAGGCAGAGCATCTGGCCAATCGGCTGGTGGAAAAAACTGGAGAGACGATTACCGATGCCGTGATTCATGCGTTGGAAGATCGGCTCGAACGTATTGAAGGGCGTCGAACGGGTCCTGATCTCGTCACGGAGATCATGGACATTGCAACTCGCTGCAGTGCTTTACCGGTTCTCGATTCCCGAACACCCGATGAGATATTGGGGTATTCACACACGGGGTCATTTACCTGA
- a CDS encoding Mrp/NBP35 family ATP-binding protein, whose protein sequence is MAPEQNLRSILDKLDYTDDARVVEQIAAQTQVVKARLAGIRHKVVVMSGKGGVGKSMTTVNLALALARAGQKVGLVDVDLNGPCVPQMLGIRGQQLTYEAEGAVPPVGPLGVKVASMDFLLNTNAPVRWKGPMDLSPVWLGMTEMNVIREFLSDIVWGELDYLLADLPPGAAADKPPLLSGLISDLAGAVVVTTPSEVASNVVQKSIAYAQEVGIEVLGVIENMSQYRCPSCGEENPLFEGNTESMCEALGLPLLGRIPFDRNFAKTFDKGEPLLDESYPTIQKYQEIAQKIQTLLDYKKVLAEKL, encoded by the coding sequence ATGGCGCCCGAACAAAATTTGAGGTCGATTCTTGATAAGCTGGACTACACCGACGATGCTCGGGTGGTTGAGCAGATTGCCGCGCAAACGCAGGTTGTGAAAGCCCGTTTGGCGGGAATTCGTCACAAAGTCGTGGTGATGAGTGGCAAAGGCGGCGTTGGCAAGAGTATGACGACAGTCAATCTCGCGCTGGCCCTAGCTCGAGCTGGTCAGAAGGTTGGTCTGGTGGATGTGGACTTAAATGGACCCTGTGTTCCACAAATGTTGGGGATCCGAGGTCAGCAACTTACGTATGAAGCTGAAGGGGCGGTGCCGCCCGTCGGTCCACTCGGCGTGAAAGTCGCCTCTATGGACTTCTTGCTCAACACGAATGCGCCGGTTCGCTGGAAAGGTCCGATGGATTTGAGTCCGGTTTGGCTGGGTATGACGGAAATGAATGTCATTCGGGAGTTTCTCTCTGATATTGTCTGGGGGGAGCTTGATTATTTATTGGCTGATCTCCCTCCTGGAGCAGCGGCTGATAAACCTCCCCTGCTCTCCGGCCTCATTTCAGACCTGGCTGGAGCGGTTGTCGTGACCACGCCGTCGGAAGTGGCCTCAAATGTCGTCCAAAAGTCTATCGCCTATGCGCAGGAAGTGGGCATTGAAGTGCTTGGCGTGATCGAGAATATGAGTCAATATCGATGCCCCTCTTGTGGTGAAGAAAATCCGTTGTTCGAAGGAAACACCGAATCGATGTGCGAAGCCTTGGGACTTCCGCTATTGGGCCGTATTCCGTTTGATCGGAATTTTGCCAAGACATTCGATAAGGGTGAGCCATTGCTGGATGAGTCGTATCCTACGATTCAGAAGTATCAAGAGATTGCGCAGAAGATCCAAACATTGTTGGACTATAAAAAGGTGCTGGCTGAAAAGCTGTAG